From the genome of Lutzomyia longipalpis isolate SR_M1_2022 chromosome 2, ASM2433408v1, one region includes:
- the LOC129788760 gene encoding doublesex- and mab-3-related transcription factor 3-like isoform X2, giving the protein MVSEHNTWSDVMSNSDLTDSKNELCGGASSSSGNSLSPRTPPNCARCRNHGLKIALMGHRRYCKFRYCNCEKCRRTAERQQVMAPQTALRRAQAQDEARQISADEVPPTPPPLTGQIATTPKSQCDGELPRSNTVPTPARSLEGSCHSSSATPCSASGEPITVPLSRKPPPVIPTVRSPANCDPSVKPPTAAELEALIVRLEKIVDRLERSVSARELAIVNQTLDSVKNQQDIVPEESIERADCYLSKEESLDLDLPPPPTPPPTATATKNFSTLSADLEQRINNLESAVRNGQEKQQEEQQQETEED; this is encoded by the exons ATGGTGTCGGAGCACAATACGTGGAGCGACGTGATGTCCAATTCGGACCTCACAGACTCGAAGAATGAGTTGTGCGGGGGAGCCTCGAGCTCCAGCGGCAACTCATTGAGCCCGAGGACGCCGCCAAATTGCGCCCGCTGCCGCAATCACGGCCTCAAGATTGCCCTAATGGGTCACAGGCGTTACTGCAAATTTCGTTACTGCAACTGCGAAAAGTGCCGCCGCACGGCCGAACGACAGCAAGTGATGGCCCCACAGACGGCCCTAAGACGTGCTCAGGCTCAGGACGAGGCGCGTCAAATCTCCGCGGATGAGGTGCCACCGACACCACCGCCACTTACTGGTCAAATTGCAACAACGCCCAAAAGTCAGTGCGACGGTGAACTACCGCGATCGAATACAGTGCCAACTCCGGCACGTTCCCTCGAGGGCTCCTGCCACTCATCTTCGGCAACACCATGCTCCGCTTCTGGTGAACCCATCACCGTGCCATTAAGCCGCAAGCCTCCACCAGTTATTCCAACTGTTAGAAGCCCAGCaa ATTGCGATCCGAGCGTTAAACCCCCAACAGCAGCTGAATTGGAAGCTCTCATTGTGCGCCTAGAGAAGATTGTTGATCGTCTGGAACGAAGTGTTTCAGCACGTGAGTTAGCTATTGTCAATCAGACCCTTGATTCGGTGAAAAATCAGCAGGATATTGTTCCGGAAGAGTCTATTGAAAGGGCAGATTGTTATTTGAGTAAAGAGGAATCCCTTGATTTGGATCTACCTCCACCACCAACACCACCACCCACAGCAACTGCaacgaagaatttttcaaccctttcggcggATCTTGAGCAGAGAATTAATAATCTTGAGAGTGCTGTAAGGAACGGACAGGAAAAGCAACAGGAGGAACAACAGCAAGAGACTGAGGAGGACTGA
- the LOC129788760 gene encoding doublesex- and mab-3-related transcription factor A2-like isoform X1, translating into MVSEHNTWSDVMSNSDLTDSKNELCGGASSSSGNSLSPRTPPNCARCRNHGLKIALMGHRRYCKFRYCNCEKCRRTAERQQVMAPQTALRRAQAQDEARQISADEVPPTPPPLTGQIATTPKSQCDGELPRSNTVPTPARSLEGSCHSSSATPCSASGEPITVPLSRKPPPVIPTVRSPAIFGKVGKRGNSRVGAEKWDDEKSVGATVLKIRMGQSLSVCFGRTLIINDVKNCNNPDCDPSVKPPTAAELEALIVRLEKIVDRLERSVSARELAIVNQTLDSVKNQQDIVPEESIERADCYLSKEESLDLDLPPPPTPPPTATATKNFSTLSADLEQRINNLESAVRNGQEKQQEEQQQETEED; encoded by the exons ATGGTGTCGGAGCACAATACGTGGAGCGACGTGATGTCCAATTCGGACCTCACAGACTCGAAGAATGAGTTGTGCGGGGGAGCCTCGAGCTCCAGCGGCAACTCATTGAGCCCGAGGACGCCGCCAAATTGCGCCCGCTGCCGCAATCACGGCCTCAAGATTGCCCTAATGGGTCACAGGCGTTACTGCAAATTTCGTTACTGCAACTGCGAAAAGTGCCGCCGCACGGCCGAACGACAGCAAGTGATGGCCCCACAGACGGCCCTAAGACGTGCTCAGGCTCAGGACGAGGCGCGTCAAATCTCCGCGGATGAGGTGCCACCGACACCACCGCCACTTACTGGTCAAATTGCAACAACGCCCAAAAGTCAGTGCGACGGTGAACTACCGCGATCGAATACAGTGCCAACTCCGGCACGTTCCCTCGAGGGCTCCTGCCACTCATCTTCGGCAACACCATGCTCCGCTTCTGGTGAACCCATCACCGTGCCATTAAGCCGCAAGCCTCCACCAGTTATTCCAACTGTTAGAAGCCCAGCaa tATTTGGAAAGGTTGGAAAGCGAGGAAATTCCCGCGTGGGCGCGGAAAAGTGGGATGATGAAAAATCTGTGGGTGCGACTGTGCTGAAAATCCGAATGGGTCAGAGTTTGAGTGTTTGCTTTGGTAGAACACTTATTATCAATGATGTGAAAAACTGCAATAAtccag ATTGCGATCCGAGCGTTAAACCCCCAACAGCAGCTGAATTGGAAGCTCTCATTGTGCGCCTAGAGAAGATTGTTGATCGTCTGGAACGAAGTGTTTCAGCACGTGAGTTAGCTATTGTCAATCAGACCCTTGATTCGGTGAAAAATCAGCAGGATATTGTTCCGGAAGAGTCTATTGAAAGGGCAGATTGTTATTTGAGTAAAGAGGAATCCCTTGATTTGGATCTACCTCCACCACCAACACCACCACCCACAGCAACTGCaacgaagaatttttcaaccctttcggcggATCTTGAGCAGAGAATTAATAATCTTGAGAGTGCTGTAAGGAACGGACAGGAAAAGCAACAGGAGGAACAACAGCAAGAGACTGAGGAGGACTGA
- the LOC129788770 gene encoding uncharacterized protein LOC129788770, whose amino-acid sequence MNSAHPSNLKTYEINVMIVQNVKKHPVLYDPTLPEYEKKIYSREAWESIAKATNVSVDCCKARWRNLWLSFLRYQRMKKDPSAQIKPYYLQQEMSFLLPYIRSRPDRERSKKRQFTGRSLKTENSSGTPQVLKFSLENEEGQDIEIEYLEDGCEQQEEVIVSDTVKREHCISDGQTDEADQQDYIDHQEYTDDTDYTEHHQEYAEHYQEYTEHQQDYTDPHQDYVDEQQDYVDDTEHHPVFEEHHSVRDGHDDSSKKYYEIVSTTDDAIPPETNHDPDWDFMRSFLPDIRKMTPGQKIRFKMSICSAIHEILYS is encoded by the exons ATGAATTCCGCACATCCGTCAAATCTCAAGACGTACGAGATAAATGTAATGATTGTGCAAAATGTGAAGAAGCATCCTGTCCTCTATGACCCCACGCTACCGGAATATGAGAAGAAGATCTACTCAAGAGAAGCCTGGGAATCCATAGCTAAGGCTACCAATGTATCCG TTGATTGCTGTAAAGCACGATGGAGGAATCTCTGGTTGAGTTTTTTGAGATATCAGCGCATGAAGAAGGATCCCTCGGCACAGATTAAGCCCTACTACCTTCAGCAGGAAATGTCCTTTCTCCTTCCGTACATCAG ATCCAGACCAGATCGAGAACGTTCGAAAAAGAGACAATTCACCGGAAGAAGTTTGAAGACTGAGAATTCCTCGGGGACGCCACAAGTGTTGAAATTCTCTCTTGAGAATGAGGAAGGGCAGGATATTGAGATTGAGTATCTCGAGGATGGCTGTGAGCAGCAGGAAGAGGTGATTGTCAGTGATACCGTGAAGAGGGAACACTGCATAAGTGATGGACAGACTGATGAGGCGGATCAGCAGGACTACATAGATCACCAGGAGTACACCGATGACACAGATTACACAGAACATCATCAGGAGTACGCAGAGCACTACCAGGAGTACACGGAACATCAACAAGACTACACAGATCCCCATCAAGACTACGTGGACGAGCAGCAAGACTACGTGGATGACACGGAGCATCATCCGGTGTTCGAAGAGCATCACAGTGTGCGGGATGGGCACGATGATTCCTCGAAGAAGTACTACGAAATTGTCAGCACAACCGACGATGCCATCCCGCCAGAGACAAATCATGATCCAGATTGGGATTTTATGCGGAGTTTCCTTCCGGACATCCGGAAAATGACCCCTGGGCAGAAGATTCGCTTCAAAATGTCCATTTGTTCGGCCATCCATGAAATTCTCTACTCATAG